Within Leptospira noumeaensis, the genomic segment TCCAATTCCCGATCCATGGTTTTCCTTAGTGGAAAAATAAGGTTCAAAAATTTTTTCTTTCCATTCCGCCTTCAAACCTGGGCCAGAATCATCAATTTCAATCACAATGGACTTTCTGAGTGCTCTTTTTTGTAACTTGGACATGATTCTAATTTTTTTCCGTTTTAGGCTTAAAATATCCATTTCTTCTTTCGAATTTTCGGTAGATTGGATTGCCTCAACGGCATTTTTGACTAAGTTATTGATGACACCGAGAAACAAACGTTTATCGAGAAAAACCTCAGGTAAATTTTCTGCTAACTTTAGTTCAAATTCAATGTCAGTGGTATCTTTAAAGAGGGCAACTGCTTCTTCCAAAATAGGATTTAGTTTTTGATTGATAAGAACAGGAACTGGCATTCGTGCAAATTCACTAAACTCTTTCACAAGATGTTCAAGAACTCTTACCTGACCAATGATAGTTTCCGTTGCATCAAAAATTACAGATTCTAAATTTTCTGATTTTGGATTCTGAAATTTTCTTTGAATCCTCTGAGCAGATAGTTGAATCGGAGTAAGAGGATTTTTAATTTCATGAGCCATTCGTTGTGCCACTTCTTTCCATGCAGCAATTCTTTGGGTATGCATTAACTCTTCCGATTTTGCATCCAAATCACGTACCATTTGGTTGAAACTATCGATGAGAATTCCCATTTCACCTTCTTCCGTTTTTTCCAAACGGATATCTGCTTCTCCTAGAGAGACTTTTTTTGTTGCGTTGGCCAAGTTGATGATAGGGCGTGAGATCCTTCTTGCAAACAAAAAGGAAAACAAAATGGCTATGAGAAACATAGCAAAGGAAAAGGAAGCAATTGTAATTCGAACACTAAAGGGTATTTTTTCTTTCCACAAACTTACTTTTTCATAAGTAGAAGTCGCATTAACAATGTTTAGAACATCCGCCTCCATCCCCTTGTGGATTCTCTGTCCTACATAAACTTCCCTACTTTCATCTAAAAAAAATTTACAAAATAAATAAGAACGATCATTCAAATACAGCCGAGAAATATAGATCCCTGGCTGTTTGGATTCTAAAAATTCAAGACCTTTAATGTATCTGTATAAACCTTTAGATTCAAAACTGAGAACCCCATAGTTGATAAATCCCAAGTAGTATTCGTTATGTTCAAAAAGTCCATTTTCAACGCCCTTTTGAAAAACAGTATACCCATCGGATGTTTGACCATACAAACGAGAACGTAAAATACTTACCTTTTCTAAAAATTCAGACTCTATTTCTTTTTCCTCATTTTGAATGATCAGACCCGCTGACCGAAGTGCATTGGAAATATCAACTCGGTAAAAACCCTCAATTAATCTCCCTGTTAAGTTAGAAGAAAGAATGAATATAGGCAAAGAAGGGATCAGGGCAACAAACAAAAAAGCAAGCGTTAGGCGATATCGAATCGAACTACGAATTTTTCCAGTTTCTCGGTTACGGCGGTTGCGATAGACGTAACTTAAGATTAAGGAAAGGATAAAAAATGGTATTAAAATGAAAACATAAGTATCTATTTTAGAGAAAAAAGAAATGTCTTCTTCTTCTCGAAAAAAAACCAACTCGGAAAATCCGATAGATATTCCTAAGGTAAGAAAAAAGATAAAAATATCACGTAAATAGTATCTGTTTTCATCAGACAAACGTGGGATGAGTTTCAATAACCTAATTGGCATTGGTTTCAAAATTACGACTAACCAAAGATTCTAAAGCGAGAATTGCCTCCTCTTCTCTTTTCCCATCAGCCTTAACAGAAAACTCGGTTCCAGGCCCAAGCGCCAACATCATTAGGCCCATAATGGATTTCCCATTCACTTCTATGTCGTCCTTGATGACAAAAATTTCACAAGGAAAACTTGCTGCCATCTTTACAAACAAAGAGGCAGGTCTTGCGTGAAGGCCCGAACTATCTTCTCTAATCTTTAACTGGATTTGTTTCAATGGAATTCTGTTGGATGTAAGTATTTAGTTTATTCGAAAATTCTTTTGCGCTGTTTTTTCCCATTTTGCGTAAACGTTGGTTCATTGCTGCCGTTTCTACAATGATAGGAATGTTTCTTCCAGGTTTGACTGGAATTTCAATGTATGGAACTGAAACACCTAAAATTTCTTCCGTACTTTGTTCGATTCCGGTTCGTTCATAATCACCAGAAGTTTGTTCTTCCCATTCTTTTAAGTTTATGATGAGTTCAATGAGTTTATGATCTCTTACCGATCCAACACCAAACAGATCTTTGATGTTTAGTATACCCAGACCACGAATCTCCATATGATGACGGAGTAAATCGGAACAAGAACCAATGAGATAACTTTCACTTAGGCGACGGATCTCCACCATATCATCGGCGACGAGCCTATGACCACGTTCAATGAGTTCAAGTGCTGTTTCACTTTTTCCAACTCCCGAACGACCCGTAAGCAAAGTTCCAATTCCAAATACTTCAATGAGTACACCATGACGCATCGTTCGTGGAGCGAGGGCTCTATCTAAAATTTGGGAAATTAAAGTAATGAATCTATGAGTGGCAATTTCCGTTTTAAAAAGCGGGATCCCTTTGGTTTTGGCTCTTTCGACAAAAGGAATTTGTGGTTCGTTCCCATGTGTATAAATAATACAATTCAAATGGAATTCAAAAAATTTATCAGTGATTTCATTGAGTTTTTCTTCTGATAAAGAATTGAGATAAGCCCATTCCCCTTTGCCTAAAATCTGAATGCGATCATTGGCAAAAAAATCAAAAAATCCAGTGAGTGATAATCCAGGTCGATTGATTTCTGCATTATTGATACGATTCGATAACCCGGCTTCGCCTGTGATCAAATTCAACTGTAGATCTTCATGATCTCTTAAAATTGTATCAACTGTGATCCCAGGAACTGGCATTGGTTTACCCCTTTAGAGAACTGATCCGTTTCCTTTCATTGGAAGGCAGGATTCTTAAGACCTTTCTATATTTTGCAACCGTCCGCCTTGCAATTTCAATTCCTTTTTTCTCCATAAGTTCCACGATATCCTGATCAGATAAAGGATTGTTTTCGTCTTCGTCCTTTACCAAATTCCGAATGATCTCGTGGATTTTTTTGGAACTCTCTTTTCCTCCTTCAGAAGACTTAACTCCCGAAGAAAAAAACCATTTGAGTTCGAAAATTCCCCAAGTGGTTTGGATGTATTTATTTGTTGTTATGCGAGAGATTGTAGACTCATGTAAATTTAACTTTTCAGCAACTTCCTTTAAGGTGAGTGGTTTGATAAAACCGATTCCTCCTCGGAAAAAATCCACCTGAAAATCAATGATACAACTGACAACACGTTGTAAAGTTTGTCTTCTTTGTTGGATGGAACGAATGAGCCACTGAGCGGAACTAAATTTTGTTTGAAAATATTCCTTTTCCTTCGGTGGTAATTTTTGATTTAAAAGCTCTCTGTATTCTTCTTGGATGGATAGTTTTGGCAACCATTCATCGTTAATAAAAATATTAAATTCGTTTCCTATCGCTTTTACAACTACGTCTGCGACGACGTAATCAATTTTTCTACCTTGGTAGGTTGTGGCAGGGTATGGTTCTAATTTTTTAATTAACCGAGCCAAGGTTAAAATTTCTTCTTCCGTGATTTTTAAGTTTTTAGCGATTTTTTTATAATCTACTTTTTCAAGGTCAGACAAAAACTCCCCAATCAGTTGGTGCAAAAGGTGGTTATCGGGAAAAAGAATTTTTCCCTGGATGAGAAGGGTTTCCTGCATATCACGAGCACCAATCCCAATGGGATCGAGTTCGTTCACAACCTGCAAAACTCGCCGAACTTTTGTTTCGGGATATCCCATTTCTTTTGAAACAAGAGTTAAGTCATCGGTGATAAATCCTTTGTCATCAATCATACTAATCAGAACTTCACCAATTTCAAATTCCAATTTGGTAAGTTTGATAAGCCTTAATTGGTTGAGTAAATGTTCTTCTAATGTTTCCCCACGAGTGGATGATTCTATGTATTTTTGGTTCCTATCACTGGCTTCGGTATCATAAGAACGTGGCCCCTCTAAAGAATAAGAATCCTGCCAATTGACATCTGTACTTTTTTCATGATTTAGTTTTTCTAAACGTTTTACTTCATCGATCGAAAAAAGTTCAGGCATTTTTGTTTTTTCATCCACTCCGACTTCATCCAATAATGGATTTTCCAAAAGTTCATTTTGAATTTTATCGGAAAGTTCTAATGTAGATAAAGATAACAATTCGATGGACTGACGTAAGTCCTGGGTCATCACTAATTTCTGCGTTTGGCGTTGTGAAAGTGAAGCCCCGAGTTTCATTTATAATTTAAAATCCTCACCTAAATAAATTCGTCTAGTTTCTGGGTCATTAATCAAATCATCAGCCGTACCAGAAATTAAAATCCGTCCGCTGTACATGATATAGGCTCTATCAGTAATTTTTAATGTTTCTCTAACATTATGGTCTGTAATCAAAATTCCAAGCCCCCTTTCCTTTAAGGATTGGATTACATTTTGAATGTCTTTCACCGCAATTGGATCAACACCAGCAAAAGGTTCGTCAAGTAGGATAAAGTCGGGATTGGTAACAAGGGCTCTTGCAATTTCACAGCGCCGCCTCTCACCACCGGACAAAGTGTATCCTTTTTGGTTGGCCACTCGCATGATTTGTAATTCCATAAGGAGTTCGTCCCTGCGACGAATGATTTCATCACCCGGGAGGTTCATGGTTTCCAAAATGGCTTCTAAGTTTTCGGCAACTGTCAATTTGCGGAAGATACTTGCTTCCTGTGCCAAATAACCCACACCCATCCTTGCGCGGATATGCATGGGTGCCTTTGTCAAATCTTCATTGTCAATAAACACATGACCTTCATCAGGAGTGACAAAACCTACACTCATATAAAAACTCGTTGTTTTTCCAGCCCCATTAGGCCCAAGTAAACCAACAATTTCGCCTTTTCTAATATAAAAACTAACGCCATCGACTACTTTGCGTTTGTTATAGATTTTTACTAAATTTTCCATCCGGAATGTTTTTACATTCGGATCCATTTCTTTTGTAATTATTTGTGTTTTACTTTTTTTCGCCATTCGGTATTACCTTAAGCCCATCTGTAAGAAAGGCTTTGTCCGACTTGGGAAAGAGAATGATCTTTCCCGCTGAAACTTTGGTATTGTCTTTTACAAGAGTAGGATTTCCTTCCATGACCAATTCATCTCGTTTTTCATGATATGTTGCATATTCACCGGTTGCAGTAGCTGTTTGTGTTTCTACCTGAACATTACCACGCGCTACAACCTCAAAACGTTCATCAAATCTTTCCAAAAAAACAGCCGTTAGCTGACCACGTTCACTCAATTCTTTTTTATCTAAAAACACGATCCGTGGACTTTCTGTTAAATAGGAATAACCTTTATCTTTATCATAGGAAAGTAATCCCCCTTCCATTCGGTATCCATTTTCACGATCCAAATAACTGACATTTCCAGTGGCTTTGATATCTTTATTATTACGGCGACTTTCCAAAAGATTGGCCTTAAATTCAGAACTGGTTCGATACATAAATGCATCACCATTCATGGAAGTGATTGTTTCTTTTCCTTTGTTCTGGTGCGTTAGAGTTTTACCTGTAAACAAAGTGACCACACGTTCTTTGGTTGTGGTATCTTTTTCTTTGTCTTTTTTATTTTCGTAAGATACTTGGTAAATGGTAGCATCCCCATCCAATTGAATACTCCCTTCTTTTACAAAATAAGAAAGTGTTTTCCCAATTAGAAATCGATTTTCAGAAAACAAAAATGGCTCACCCGCTAAATCAATCCGATCTTCTTTTTCAGAAAATACGGCATCCTCACCGAAGACCTGAAATTC encodes:
- a CDS encoding LIC_11548 family sensor histidine kinase — encoded protein: MPIRLLKLIPRLSDENRYYLRDIFIFFLTLGISIGFSELVFFREEEDISFFSKIDTYVFILIPFFILSLILSYVYRNRRNRETGKIRSSIRYRLTLAFLFVALIPSLPIFILSSNLTGRLIEGFYRVDISNALRSAGLIIQNEEKEIESEFLEKVSILRSRLYGQTSDGYTVFQKGVENGLFEHNEYYLGFINYGVLSFESKGLYRYIKGLEFLESKQPGIYISRLYLNDRSYLFCKFFLDESREVYVGQRIHKGMEADVLNIVNATSTYEKVSLWKEKIPFSVRITIASFSFAMFLIAILFSFLFARRISRPIINLANATKKVSLGEADIRLEKTEEGEMGILIDSFNQMVRDLDAKSEELMHTQRIAAWKEVAQRMAHEIKNPLTPIQLSAQRIQRKFQNPKSENLESVIFDATETIIGQVRVLEHLVKEFSEFARMPVPVLINQKLNPILEEAVALFKDTTDIEFELKLAENLPEVFLDKRLFLGVINNLVKNAVEAIQSTENSKEEMDILSLKRKKIRIMSKLQKRALRKSIVIEIDDSGPGLKAEWKEKIFEPYFSTKENHGSGIGLAIVQKTIIDHHGHILVEDSKLGGCKFRIELPLDSH
- a CDS encoding HPr family phosphocarrier protein: MKQIQLKIREDSSGLHARPASLFVKMAASFPCEIFVIKDDIEVNGKSIMGLMMLALGPGTEFSVKADGKREEEAILALESLVSRNFETNAN
- the hprK gene encoding HPr(Ser) kinase/phosphatase gives rise to the protein MPVPGITVDTILRDHEDLQLNLITGEAGLSNRINNAEINRPGLSLTGFFDFFANDRIQILGKGEWAYLNSLSEEKLNEITDKFFEFHLNCIIYTHGNEPQIPFVERAKTKGIPLFKTEIATHRFITLISQILDRALAPRTMRHGVLIEVFGIGTLLTGRSGVGKSETALELIERGHRLVADDMVEIRRLSESYLIGSCSDLLRHHMEIRGLGILNIKDLFGVGSVRDHKLIELIINLKEWEEQTSGDYERTGIEQSTEEILGVSVPYIEIPVKPGRNIPIIVETAAMNQRLRKMGKNSAKEFSNKLNTYIQQNSIETNPVKD
- the rpoN gene encoding RNA polymerase factor sigma-54, which encodes MKLGASLSQRQTQKLVMTQDLRQSIELLSLSTLELSDKIQNELLENPLLDEVGVDEKTKMPELFSIDEVKRLEKLNHEKSTDVNWQDSYSLEGPRSYDTEASDRNQKYIESSTRGETLEEHLLNQLRLIKLTKLEFEIGEVLISMIDDKGFITDDLTLVSKEMGYPETKVRRVLQVVNELDPIGIGARDMQETLLIQGKILFPDNHLLHQLIGEFLSDLEKVDYKKIAKNLKITEEEILTLARLIKKLEPYPATTYQGRKIDYVVADVVVKAIGNEFNIFINDEWLPKLSIQEEYRELLNQKLPPKEKEYFQTKFSSAQWLIRSIQQRRQTLQRVVSCIIDFQVDFFRGGIGFIKPLTLKEVAEKLNLHESTISRITTNKYIQTTWGIFELKWFFSSGVKSSEGGKESSKKIHEIIRNLVKDEDENNPLSDQDIVELMEKKGIEIARRTVAKYRKVLRILPSNERKRISSLKG
- the lptB gene encoding LPS export ABC transporter ATP-binding protein → MENLVKIYNKRKVVDGVSFYIRKGEIVGLLGPNGAGKTTSFYMSVGFVTPDEGHVFIDNEDLTKAPMHIRARMGVGYLAQEASIFRKLTVAENLEAILETMNLPGDEIIRRRDELLMELQIMRVANQKGYTLSGGERRRCEIARALVTNPDFILLDEPFAGVDPIAVKDIQNVIQSLKERGLGILITDHNVRETLKITDRAYIMYSGRILISGTADDLINDPETRRIYLGEDFKL
- a CDS encoding LptA/OstA family protein translates to MKKQILFYLLFVSILRVNPSPIPVLYGSEDLLKNENSIFSPEKKKDKKDKIPVVWGGSSLTQEERTINGFPVKVFILGGGAYIMHKTIKLSAREIEIIGEDALIGNLKGQVVVEDFQNGVTLTASKGIYNKMAGTVSLENNPVLNQKKDGKVVKIQCQSIVRYLEEAKTNLAGRVVVTSDEFQVFGEDAVFSEKEDRIDLAGEPFLFSENRFLIGKTLSYFVKEGSIQLDGDATIYQVSYENKKDKEKDTTTKERVVTLFTGKTLTHQNKGKETITSMNGDAFMYRTSSEFKANLLESRRNNKDIKATGNVSYLDRENGYRMEGGLLSYDKDKGYSYLTESPRIVFLDKKELSERGQLTAVFLERFDERFEVVARGNVQVETQTATATGEYATYHEKRDELVMEGNPTLVKDNTKVSAGKIILFPKSDKAFLTDGLKVIPNGEKK